Genomic DNA from Desulfonema ishimotonii:
GTTATCTGCGGATATAATAAAAGAGAAACTGACAAAACACGGGCTGAAACCGTTTGCTGATAAAATCATAACGCGGATGAAGCCCTGTCTCCGCATCTCCTGTAAACCGGTGGCCGGAAAGCTTCCGGTCGGCACTTCAAAAATCGGGGGACAACCGGACCTGCCGGAGGCTTTTCCCTGGCCCGAATGGCGGAACAGGCCGCTCTCTTTTCTGGCCCAGTTCAATCTGGGGGAGATCGCCGCTTTCCCATCGGCAGAGGTGCTTCCCGGCGAAGGCCTGCTGCTTTTTTTTTACGATGCGGAACAGAGTACCTGGGGCTTTGACCCCGAAGACATCGGCAGTTGGCAGGTGCTGCATATCCGGGAAACATCGCTTTCGCCGAGGCCGTTTCCCGATGACCTGACGGAATATGCCCGCTACAGGGAATGTGTGTCTGCTTTTACAGAACAGATTTCCCTGCCCGAAGCGTACTTCTCGCTGAGTGAACAGCTCTGCCTCAGTGACCGACAGATGCGAAATTATGCAGCGTGTCTGGAGGAACTGATGGGCGAAGATGCTGCCGGACACCGGCTTCTCGGCTACCCTGACACCATACAGGGCGATATGCAGCTGGCATGTCAGCTGGTCTCAAATGGCCTGTTCTGCGGTGATCCGTCCGGTTTTAACGACCCCCGTGCCAGAGTACTGAAGGCGGGCATGTGGGACTGGCAGCTTTTGTTTCAGCTCACGTCGGATGATCCGGCCAGGATGATGTGGGGCGATTCGGGCAAGGTCTATTTCTGGATCAGACAGCAGGATCTGGCACGGGCGGATTTTAAGAAATGCTGGATGATGCTTCAGTGCTGCTGACAGATATCAGACATACTTTCATCATTTCTGCAAAATTATAAATCCGTAATTCTTTGAAATAAAATGAATATACCCCCCGGATCAGTGTCCGGGGTAAAATT
This window encodes:
- a CDS encoding YwqG family protein, which encodes MLSADIIKEKLTKHGLKPFADKIITRMKPCLRISCKPVAGKLPVGTSKIGGQPDLPEAFPWPEWRNRPLSFLAQFNLGEIAAFPSAEVLPGEGLLLFFYDAEQSTWGFDPEDIGSWQVLHIRETSLSPRPFPDDLTEYARYRECVSAFTEQISLPEAYFSLSEQLCLSDRQMRNYAACLEELMGEDAAGHRLLGYPDTIQGDMQLACQLVSNGLFCGDPSGFNDPRARVLKAGMWDWQLLFQLTSDDPARMMWGDSGKVYFWIRQQDLARADFKKCWMMLQCC